In the genome of Coraliomargarita algicola, one region contains:
- a CDS encoding RsmB/NOP family class I SAM-dependent RNA methyltransferase — translation MRSIKFSLSRKSTTGWDAAVHLTEVYLSGDRKADQLLDELPIEFIGDRRAACQSLFLGALRHGHRTQAALQGLLRKKARAGVEAILLVSGYELLDADAERHPKIIHHAVERSKQLINRFEQGFLNAVLRKLPDALAGIDAEQAPAAYYSHPAWLVAHWQKEFPESYRELLEWNQEIPATYLKIYDESIQGPAGLEATNWPQFYRITPQISWQVDLHPLLNQGNAYIKDPSTRLAPALLAPQAGESVLDLCAAPGGKAYDMAHAMKGSGLIVAVDLPGNRIARLDANLSTLRSADLQCKIIKSDLLELDAATFEAQDLPLRYDAVMLDAPCSNTGVIQRRTDVKWRLRPKDIAQCAKLQLQLLHSAARFVRAGGRIVYSTCSIEAAENQHVVDAFLKSKSGQAFELEDSARSLPWETGHDGAGAFRLRRNS, via the coding sequence ATGAGAAGTATTAAGTTTAGCTTATCCAGAAAGTCCACAACAGGCTGGGATGCTGCTGTACACTTGACAGAAGTGTATCTGTCAGGAGACCGAAAGGCCGACCAATTGTTGGACGAATTACCTATAGAATTTATAGGTGATCGGCGCGCCGCGTGCCAATCACTTTTTTTAGGCGCCCTACGCCATGGGCATCGCACCCAAGCCGCGCTGCAGGGGCTTTTGCGTAAAAAAGCAAGGGCGGGCGTCGAAGCGATACTACTGGTTTCCGGCTACGAGTTACTCGATGCGGACGCGGAGCGACACCCCAAGATCATCCACCACGCGGTAGAGCGCAGCAAGCAACTGATCAACCGTTTCGAACAGGGCTTTCTCAATGCGGTGTTACGCAAGCTGCCCGACGCCCTGGCTGGCATCGATGCCGAACAAGCACCCGCCGCCTACTACAGCCACCCAGCGTGGTTGGTCGCGCATTGGCAAAAGGAATTCCCCGAGAGCTACCGGGAACTGCTGGAATGGAATCAGGAAATACCGGCGACCTACCTTAAAATTTACGACGAGTCCATTCAAGGCCCCGCAGGCCTGGAAGCGACGAATTGGCCGCAGTTTTACCGCATCACGCCCCAAATATCCTGGCAAGTGGACCTCCACCCTCTGCTGAATCAGGGCAACGCCTACATAAAAGACCCATCCACACGACTCGCGCCTGCCCTACTTGCGCCGCAGGCCGGTGAGTCCGTGCTCGACCTCTGTGCCGCCCCCGGCGGCAAAGCCTACGACATGGCCCACGCGATGAAAGGAAGCGGCCTCATCGTCGCCGTGGACCTGCCTGGCAATCGTATCGCCCGGCTCGATGCGAATTTGTCCACCCTGCGCTCCGCAGACTTGCAATGCAAAATTATCAAATCCGACCTACTCGAACTCGACGCGGCGACCTTTGAAGCTCAGGATCTGCCACTGCGCTACGACGCCGTCATGCTCGACGCGCCTTGTTCAAACACGGGCGTCATCCAGCGCCGCACCGACGTCAAATGGCGCCTACGACCGAAAGACATCGCACAGTGTGCAAAGCTCCAACTGCAATTGCTCCACTCCGCAGCTCGATTTGTCAGAGCTGGCGGACGCATTGTATACAGCACCTGTAGTATCGAAGCCGCCGAGAACCAGCATGTGGTGGACGCCTTCCTGAAGAGCAAATCCGGCCAGGCATTTGAGCTCGAAGACTCCGCGCGCAGCCTGCCATGGGAGACCGGCCACGACGGGGCCGGCGCATTTCGACTACGCCGCAACAGCTAA
- a CDS encoding ABC-2 transporter permease: protein MHTIFHLLKWQIREHRILLCVNSALLTVLLAIPLLTDSSALTEITLLLKVCLLVSCAVLCTRITHAQPYTGSESFWMTRPLSRRAHLASQLLLLSLFILLPTLAGMLAMTIHMDGEATHYLAALLSWGIYVGSFLFLFALTCTTSTASGAIILIIAIFTLAGILGSTATSNFSNGSRPNPDALVILMPTLGILALICITVFIKRITQTRIVLILLGVAILPLLSVIQSFKLGSTAEAHIANAPKIKLLTQPPQELNRSQSSYYHPLLLTSENPRRVTIPNRLSLETENGTFIRKYFRTNNTQLNPLFTDKIMAAFPAAVEVVSTTNIAPFLKVAGNEFIDIQNEVIDSFTLENERSATLCLTDYSIQQIGALPLTADASKSRSGLRFSIHAVKSSQHGTQVQYSLQRSITKDINNKQRWAEVYMALYDPQSKRLIVQLSKIAHYPLTEKSSLTTHHQSNTFNIPTDLLTPSTELHIFIIKKEKYYCMPTSLAPGVYYSSVESARKPPPRKL, encoded by the coding sequence ATGCATACGATATTTCATCTACTGAAATGGCAGATTCGTGAGCACCGCATATTACTATGCGTCAACTCCGCCCTTCTCACCGTTTTGCTGGCAATCCCCTTACTGACCGACTCGAGTGCACTTACCGAGATCACCTTACTGCTAAAAGTTTGCCTACTAGTCAGCTGCGCAGTGCTGTGCACACGTATCACCCATGCACAACCCTACACTGGCAGCGAGTCCTTCTGGATGACGCGACCACTCTCACGGCGCGCCCACCTCGCTTCGCAACTGCTACTACTGAGCCTATTTATTCTACTACCCACACTCGCGGGCATGCTAGCGATGACCATCCATATGGACGGAGAAGCAACTCACTATCTAGCAGCGCTACTTAGCTGGGGCATTTATGTAGGCAGCTTCCTGTTTCTCTTCGCATTGACCTGCACCACATCAACTGCCTCCGGTGCCATCATCCTGATCATCGCAATTTTCACACTGGCGGGCATACTGGGCAGCACCGCCACCAGTAATTTTTCGAATGGCTCGCGCCCAAATCCCGATGCGTTGGTCATCTTAATGCCAACCCTTGGCATCCTGGCGCTCATATGCATCACCGTATTTATCAAACGGATCACTCAAACTAGGATCGTCCTTATTCTATTGGGCGTAGCCATCCTGCCATTATTATCGGTCATTCAGTCTTTCAAGCTCGGCTCCACAGCCGAAGCACACATAGCAAACGCTCCAAAAATTAAGCTTTTAACTCAGCCACCGCAGGAGTTAAACCGCAGCCAATCCAGCTACTATCATCCCCTGCTGCTCACATCCGAAAATCCCCGAAGGGTCACAATTCCCAATCGCCTATCCCTTGAGACTGAAAACGGCACATTCATTCGCAAATATTTCAGGACCAATAACACTCAATTGAACCCGTTGTTTACTGACAAAATCATGGCGGCCTTTCCAGCAGCCGTAGAAGTCGTATCCACAACCAATATAGCACCCTTTTTAAAGGTCGCAGGGAACGAATTTATCGACATACAAAACGAGGTCATTGATTCATTCACCCTCGAAAACGAACGTAGCGCGACCCTTTGCCTGACTGATTATTCGATTCAGCAGATAGGCGCACTCCCACTGACTGCAGATGCAAGTAAAAGTCGATCCGGACTGCGATTCTCGATTCACGCTGTTAAATCCAGCCAACACGGGACACAGGTTCAATACAGCCTGCAACGCAGCATCACCAAGGATATAAATAATAAACAACGTTGGGCAGAGGTGTACATGGCGCTTTACGATCCCCAAAGTAAGCGTCTCATCGTCCAACTCAGCAAAATAGCACACTACCCTTTAACGGAAAAATCGTCCTTAACCACACACCACCAGAGCAATACTTTCAACATTCCGACTGACCTACTAACACCCAGCACCGAGCTACATATTTTCATAATCAAGAAAGAGAAGTATTACTGCATGCCCACCAGCTTGGCTCCAGGCGTCTATTATTCGTCAGTTGAGAGCGCAAGGAAGCCGCCCCCACGAAAACTCTAG
- the trpB gene encoding tryptophan synthase subunit beta has product MPELEVDPLSLPDARGHFGPYGGMYVPETLMTPLFELTEAYHAARKDPEFQKELDFQLREFAGRPTNLYFADRLTEHCGGAKIYLKREDLLHTGAHKINNALGQALLAKRMGKKRIIAETGAGQHGIATAAMCAKMGFECVIYMGEEDMRRQSLNVYRMRLCGAEVRGVSAGQKTLKEAVNEAMRDWVTNIRTTHYIIGSALGSHPFPMMVRDFHRVIGEECRRQIMEKEGRLPDEVAACVGGGSNAIGIFFAFLKDLGVRLTGVEAGGREIKRGHHAARFEGGQLGVLQGAKTWILQSPEGQIDLTHSVSAGLDYAAVGPEHAYYKEKGRIDFGYATDQEALQAFQDLCAIEGIVPALESSHGIAYTMKRAREMSPDQIIIGNLSGRGDKDVQEAARVLGEM; this is encoded by the coding sequence ATGCCAGAACTCGAAGTCGATCCACTTAGTCTCCCTGATGCCCGCGGCCACTTCGGGCCCTATGGAGGCATGTATGTGCCTGAGACTTTAATGACGCCGCTCTTTGAGCTGACAGAGGCCTATCATGCCGCGCGTAAAGATCCCGAGTTTCAAAAGGAGCTGGATTTTCAACTACGTGAGTTTGCCGGACGTCCGACCAATCTCTATTTCGCGGATCGCCTGACAGAGCATTGCGGTGGTGCCAAAATTTATCTCAAGCGCGAAGATCTGCTGCACACCGGAGCGCACAAGATCAATAACGCCCTCGGGCAGGCCCTATTGGCCAAACGCATGGGCAAAAAGCGTATCATCGCAGAGACTGGGGCGGGCCAGCACGGTATCGCGACTGCCGCGATGTGTGCTAAGATGGGGTTCGAGTGCGTCATCTACATGGGCGAGGAGGATATGCGTCGACAATCGCTCAATGTGTATCGCATGCGTCTCTGTGGGGCCGAGGTGCGTGGTGTTTCCGCGGGGCAAAAGACTCTGAAGGAGGCCGTAAACGAAGCCATGCGTGATTGGGTGACGAATATCCGCACCACTCATTATATCATTGGCTCTGCGCTAGGCTCGCATCCTTTCCCCATGATGGTGCGCGACTTTCATCGCGTGATCGGTGAGGAGTGTCGCCGCCAAATTATGGAAAAGGAAGGTCGTTTGCCTGACGAAGTCGCCGCCTGTGTCGGAGGTGGCTCCAATGCGATCGGTATCTTTTTTGCCTTTCTTAAGGATCTAGGCGTGCGCCTGACCGGCGTCGAAGCCGGTGGTCGCGAGATCAAGCGTGGACATCACGCGGCTCGCTTCGAAGGCGGTCAGCTCGGCGTGTTACAGGGGGCCAAAACATGGATACTACAGAGCCCTGAAGGACAAATTGACCTGACGCACTCTGTTTCGGCGGGCCTCGATTATGCCGCAGTGGGCCCCGAGCACGCCTATTATAAAGAAAAAGGCCGCATTGATTTTGGTTACGCAACGGACCAGGAAGCCTTGCAAGCCTTTCAAGATCTCTGTGCCATCGAAGGCATCGTGCCCGCGCTGGAATCCTCCCATGGCATCGCATACACGATGAAGCGCGCCCGCGAAATGTCGCCCGATCAAATCATTATCGGCAATCTCAGCGGCCGTGGTGATAAGGACGTGCAAGAAGCTGCCCGCGTCTTAGGCGAGATGTAG
- the kdsB gene encoding 3-deoxy-manno-octulosonate cytidylyltransferase encodes MSKTPSIIVPARLASTRFPQKLLHPVRGKPIVLWTAERIRAVAPEFPLYFAVDDEALERCLSEAGFNVVRTRPDHPSGTDRLAEANAAIGASAVINVQGDEPLVTGEQIRALAAGLSGEAAISTLAVPFERPQDFANPNQVKVVRDRSGYALYFSRSPIPFVRDAGGQVDAAWLAQNPCYRHLGLYAYKADFLRAFSGLEPGFLEQIEKLEQLRAMEHGYRIHVGMTDQATIGIDTPEDIGEFEARLPSV; translated from the coding sequence ATGTCAAAGACACCTTCTATTATTGTGCCTGCTCGACTCGCTTCGACACGTTTTCCTCAAAAGCTGCTGCATCCTGTTCGAGGCAAGCCTATCGTATTGTGGACGGCCGAGCGTATTCGTGCAGTCGCGCCTGAGTTCCCGCTCTACTTTGCGGTGGATGATGAGGCCTTGGAGCGTTGCCTCAGCGAGGCGGGCTTTAATGTAGTGCGCACGCGTCCCGATCATCCGAGTGGCACAGATCGCTTGGCTGAGGCCAATGCTGCGATTGGTGCGTCCGCAGTGATCAATGTGCAAGGCGATGAGCCGCTGGTCACAGGAGAGCAGATCCGTGCGCTGGCTGCGGGACTCTCTGGCGAGGCTGCGATCTCGACATTAGCTGTCCCCTTTGAGCGCCCGCAGGATTTTGCAAATCCCAATCAAGTGAAAGTGGTGCGTGATCGCTCAGGTTACGCCCTCTATTTTTCGCGTTCGCCCATACCTTTTGTCCGCGATGCCGGGGGCCAAGTGGATGCGGCATGGTTGGCGCAGAACCCTTGTTATCGACATCTCGGTCTCTATGCGTATAAAGCAGATTTTCTTCGTGCCTTTTCGGGCCTGGAGCCTGGTTTCTTGGAACAGATTGAAAAACTTGAACAACTTCGCGCCATGGAGCATGGTTATCGCATACACGTCGGCATGACCGATCAAGCGACTATCGGCATCGATACGCCAGAGGATATTGGTGAGTTTGAAGCGCGCCTGCCTTCGGTGTGA
- a CDS encoding NCS2 family permease, translating to MLKFFKFGEHKTNLKTELIAGITTFAAMSYILVVNPMLLGNAGMDPQAVMMATAIAAAIGCFLMAFMSNYPIALAPGMGTNAYFAFIIVLGMGIPWQGALSLTFWNGIIFLVLSASGVRKQIIESVPKGLQVGIQAGIGFFIALLGLKAAGLVEASPATIITHGDFSDPIVLLGLGGLFAICTLTVWRVPGAIIISMLALAISGLFVLNPASTEGAPEMLTTLPESFFALPSGLGETFLQLDWFYPFTNLESLQVLFVLLILDLFDSVGTIIGLSRRAQLLDENDQLPRANRALSADALATVCGAMLGTSTTTSYVESAAGIEAGGRTGFTSVVVGVCFLIALFCYPLIAAIPAIATAPALIFVGLLMGEGLRHVPYEEYTERVTAILTAITIPLFFSVTHGIAIGFLLYIFLRVTSGKAKQLHWMTYAIGAIFLLFYIME from the coding sequence ATGCTAAAATTCTTTAAATTCGGAGAACACAAGACCAACCTCAAGACAGAGCTCATCGCCGGCATCACCACCTTCGCTGCGATGTCTTACATCCTGGTCGTCAATCCGATGCTGCTCGGGAACGCGGGTATGGACCCGCAAGCTGTGATGATGGCAACTGCCATCGCGGCGGCCATCGGGTGTTTCCTGATGGCCTTCATGTCAAACTATCCCATCGCCCTCGCTCCGGGCATGGGGACCAACGCCTACTTCGCCTTCATCATCGTGCTAGGCATGGGCATACCATGGCAAGGCGCCTTGAGTCTCACCTTCTGGAACGGTATCATCTTCCTCGTCCTCTCCGCGTCCGGAGTTCGCAAACAAATCATCGAATCCGTGCCCAAGGGGCTCCAAGTAGGTATCCAAGCCGGGATCGGCTTCTTCATCGCACTACTCGGCTTGAAGGCAGCTGGCTTGGTCGAAGCCAGTCCCGCCACCATCATCACCCATGGAGATTTTAGCGACCCCATCGTATTACTCGGACTGGGAGGCTTATTTGCCATCTGCACCTTAACCGTCTGGCGCGTGCCAGGCGCGATTATCATCAGTATGCTAGCACTCGCGATCAGCGGTCTATTCGTACTCAATCCAGCCAGCACAGAAGGCGCGCCAGAGATGTTGACCACCCTGCCCGAGAGCTTTTTCGCCCTCCCCTCCGGACTCGGCGAAACCTTTTTACAACTCGATTGGTTCTACCCCTTCACCAACCTCGAATCACTGCAAGTACTCTTCGTCCTGCTGATTCTAGATCTATTCGACTCTGTCGGTACCATCATCGGGCTCTCCCGCCGCGCCCAGCTCTTAGATGAGAACGATCAATTACCTCGAGCCAACCGGGCACTGAGCGCCGACGCCCTAGCCACAGTCTGCGGCGCAATGCTCGGCACCTCCACCACTACCTCCTATGTCGAATCCGCCGCAGGGATCGAAGCAGGCGGCCGCACAGGCTTTACCAGCGTAGTGGTCGGCGTTTGTTTCTTAATCGCACTCTTTTGCTATCCATTAATCGCCGCAATTCCCGCCATTGCCACCGCACCCGCTCTCATATTTGTCGGACTACTCATGGGCGAAGGGCTACGACACGTGCCCTACGAAGAATACACCGAACGCGTAACAGCGATCTTAACTGCAATCACCATCCCCCTATTTTTCAGCGTCACCCACGGCATCGCGATCGGTTTCCTACTCTATATCTTCTTACGCGTCACCAGCGGCAAAGCCAAACAACTGCACTGGATGACCTATGCCATCGGCGCGATCTTTTTGCTATTTTACATCATGGAGTGA
- a CDS encoding transcription elongation factor GreA, whose product MVSQESFNEAKAEYEELVSTKIPENKIAIQVARDHGDLKENSEYKMARQDQDILLSRKSELEIDLSRARVTDFTEATTDNVGIGCIVHLKEGSTGKEQRYSILGAWDSDPDNDVLSYKTPLAQALLGKEPGATVSTKIGGNEEQWTILSIARWLDAK is encoded by the coding sequence ATCGTATCGCAAGAAAGCTTCAACGAAGCCAAGGCCGAATACGAAGAACTCGTTTCCACCAAGATTCCTGAGAACAAGATCGCCATCCAAGTCGCTCGCGACCACGGTGACTTGAAGGAAAATTCCGAATACAAGATGGCTCGCCAGGATCAAGACATCCTCCTTTCTCGTAAGAGTGAGCTGGAGATCGATCTCTCCCGCGCCCGCGTCACCGACTTCACTGAAGCCACCACCGACAACGTCGGCATTGGTTGTATCGTTCATCTGAAGGAAGGCTCCACTGGTAAAGAGCAGCGCTACTCCATTCTCGGTGCCTGGGATAGCGATCCCGACAACGATGTGCTCTCTTACAAGACCCCCCTCGCTCAAGCCCTGCTGGGTAAAGAGCCAGGCGCGACTGTCAGCACCAAGATTGGCGGCAATGAGGAGCAATGGACGATCCTCAGCATCGCTCGTTGGCTCGACGCCAAGTAG
- a CDS encoding ABC transporter ATP-binding protein codes for MMVPEGRITACLGSNGAGKTTTIKLLLGLHHQDSGSIEVLGEDSRKLSRASFQNIAYVSENQLLPLWMTVEQLLKFSRPLYKNWDINLEANLLKRFELDTRQKLKNLSRGQQMKAALLANLAYRPKLVVLDEPFSGLDPLVRDEFIKGLLELTEDEGWSVFISSHDIEEVERLADQIAIIDKGHLKLNESTDALLSRFREVEIRLADSAEVPAALPDTWLNPQQSGRILRFTHCEWKDVSSIEECAVAINGKLSSEPSCRTLSLREIFIQLAQNYRLDLQS; via the coding sequence ATGATGGTTCCTGAAGGACGCATCACCGCCTGCCTCGGCTCCAACGGTGCGGGAAAAACGACGACAATCAAGCTGCTACTAGGACTGCACCATCAAGACTCCGGCAGTATTGAAGTGTTGGGTGAAGACTCTCGTAAACTCTCACGTGCTTCTTTCCAAAACATTGCCTACGTATCCGAAAATCAACTACTCCCACTGTGGATGACGGTTGAGCAACTACTCAAATTTAGCCGACCACTCTACAAAAATTGGGACATCAACTTAGAAGCCAACCTCCTAAAGCGCTTCGAGCTCGACACTAGGCAAAAGTTAAAAAACCTTTCCCGCGGTCAACAGATGAAGGCGGCCTTACTGGCCAACTTAGCCTACCGCCCGAAGCTGGTCGTATTGGATGAGCCCTTTTCAGGCCTCGACCCACTCGTTCGCGATGAATTCATTAAAGGCCTACTCGAGCTCACGGAGGACGAAGGCTGGAGTGTCTTCATCTCCTCCCACGACATTGAAGAAGTCGAACGACTAGCAGACCAAATCGCGATTATCGACAAAGGACACCTCAAACTAAACGAGTCCACCGATGCATTACTATCCCGTTTTAGGGAGGTAGAAATCCGACTAGCTGACAGCGCTGAAGTCCCAGCAGCTCTGCCCGACACATGGCTCAACCCCCAGCAATCTGGGCGTATATTGCGCTTCACTCATTGTGAATGGAAGGATGTATCCAGCATAGAAGAATGCGCCGTCGCCATTAATGGAAAGCTCAGCAGCGAACCCTCATGCCGTACACTGAGCTTACGCGAAATTTTCATTCAGTTAGCTCAAAACTACCGCCTCGACCTGCAATCCTAG
- a CDS encoding rhodanese-like domain-containing protein — protein MNKEISASDAAILRANDPQTVFLDVREDSELAICRIEGALHIPMGEIPERHSALPQDVPLIVLCHHGMRSMNVIQYLRAKGFDNTINLSGGIHAWALEVEPEMRRY, from the coding sequence ATGAACAAGGAAATCAGTGCAAGCGATGCGGCAATTTTACGGGCAAATGATCCCCAAACAGTCTTTCTCGATGTGCGGGAAGACTCTGAACTGGCGATCTGCCGTATCGAGGGCGCACTCCACATACCAATGGGCGAAATCCCGGAACGCCACAGCGCTCTGCCCCAGGACGTGCCTTTGATTGTATTATGCCACCACGGGATGCGCAGCATGAATGTAATCCAATACCTCCGTGCAAAAGGCTTCGACAACACCATTAACTTAAGCGGCGGCATCCACGCTTGGGCGCTCGAAGTAGAGCCTGAGATGCGTCGCTACTAG
- a CDS encoding outer membrane protein OmpK: MKTLQRLIQTSTLVSMLTLAPNLQAEEAPLQEDSGSWAPQWIQWQDFSLSYLYGGKYRVDAEDQQTVTFEHVSAWSFGDSFTFIDYLDYLDTDGEESAFYGEFSPRFSFGKITDREWSLGPIQDVLIATTYEFGEDDVESLLYGIGIDLDLPGFDYFHLNLYYRDPQNTNSRGWQLTPCFGYTLPFGQSEIIIDGYIDYVFASENSGYEENLHINPQIKYNLGKLLWDESQRLYVGVEYDYWSNKYGLKDLPFRTDQSACSFLLKYHF, translated from the coding sequence ATGAAAACTCTACAGAGACTCATTCAAACATCCACACTAGTTAGCATGCTCACGCTTGCGCCCAATTTGCAGGCGGAAGAGGCTCCCCTTCAGGAAGACTCTGGTAGCTGGGCTCCGCAGTGGATCCAGTGGCAAGACTTCAGCCTATCGTACCTCTATGGCGGCAAATACCGCGTCGATGCGGAAGATCAGCAAACCGTCACCTTCGAGCATGTCAGTGCCTGGAGCTTTGGAGACAGCTTCACATTTATCGACTACCTCGATTATCTGGACACAGATGGCGAAGAGTCCGCCTTCTACGGGGAATTCTCCCCACGCTTCAGCTTCGGAAAAATCACAGATCGCGAATGGAGCCTCGGCCCGATTCAGGACGTCTTAATTGCCACCACCTATGAATTCGGCGAAGACGACGTCGAGAGCTTACTCTACGGCATCGGCATCGACCTCGATCTGCCGGGCTTCGACTACTTTCACCTGAATCTCTATTATCGTGACCCGCAAAACACTAACTCACGCGGCTGGCAATTGACACCTTGCTTCGGCTACACCCTCCCATTTGGCCAATCAGAAATCATCATCGACGGCTATATTGATTATGTCTTCGCCTCCGAAAACTCGGGCTACGAAGAAAACCTGCACATCAACCCACAGATCAAATACAACTTGGGCAAACTACTATGGGATGAGTCACAACGCCTCTACGTAGGCGTCGAGTACGACTACTGGAGCAACAAATACGGCTTAAAAGATCTGCCCTTCCGCACCGACCAAAGCGCCTGCAGCTTCCTGCTCAAATACCACTTCTAA
- a CDS encoding GntR family transcriptional regulator → MLPFSIHIEDGAPVSEQLTQAVRRAILKGDLQDGDRFPSVRSLSVELRISPTTAHKAVSVLKSEGLLGSQPGVGMVVRTDELPSTNQRLEQLSPALKQILTEAKSLQLSDEMLCAHIQKLWKEHS, encoded by the coding sequence ATGTTACCCTTCTCCATACATATTGAGGATGGCGCTCCAGTATCTGAGCAACTCACACAAGCAGTCCGGCGAGCTATTTTGAAAGGCGACTTGCAGGACGGGGATCGCTTTCCGTCTGTTCGCTCACTGAGCGTTGAGTTGCGTATCTCACCGACAACAGCACACAAGGCGGTATCGGTTCTCAAATCTGAAGGCCTACTCGGATCGCAACCAGGCGTCGGCATGGTGGTACGCACAGACGAGCTCCCCTCGACAAATCAACGCCTGGAACAGCTCTCCCCCGCGCTCAAACAAATACTCACCGAAGCCAAATCCTTACAACTAAGCGATGAAATGCTCTGTGCACACATCCAGAAGCTCTGGAAGGAACACAGTTAA
- a CDS encoding uracil-xanthine permease family protein has translation MAATDYKFRLKDSIIGLQFLFVAFGALVLVPILTGLDPNVALFTAGIGTLAFQCINRKKVPPIFLASSFAFIAPIMYGVQTWGLPGTLSGLIAAGLFYVLISFLVRLRRADWLHYILPPVVVGPVIITIGLILAPVAVNMAMGKTGDGSVELVPLPQAMSISLLSLMVTIVVILKGRGMFKLLPVLCGIVAGYTLSVVLGVVDFAAVSSAPLFALPAFTAPEFNLEAILYMLPIAIAPAVEHLGDILAISSATKENYLEKPGLKNTLLGDGVATCLAASMGGPPNTTYSEVTGAVKITQAFNPAIMTWAALFAILLAFVAKLGGLLATIPVPVIGGVLILLFGIIASIGIQTIADHKVDYNDSRNLIISSVILVSAIGGMSLDLGFVSLSGIGLGAICGIALNLVLPRTQPKKDEA, from the coding sequence ATGGCAGCAACCGACTATAAATTTCGCCTGAAAGATAGCATCATTGGCTTACAGTTTCTTTTTGTGGCCTTTGGCGCGCTGGTGCTAGTGCCCATACTGACTGGCTTAGACCCCAACGTGGCCTTGTTTACGGCAGGCATCGGAACGCTCGCTTTTCAATGTATCAATCGCAAAAAGGTGCCGCCCATCTTCCTGGCATCGTCTTTTGCCTTTATTGCACCTATTATGTATGGTGTGCAAACTTGGGGGCTGCCGGGTACATTGTCGGGCCTGATCGCGGCGGGTTTGTTTTATGTTTTAATTAGCTTCTTAGTGCGACTGCGACGTGCGGACTGGTTGCACTATATTCTGCCGCCCGTGGTGGTGGGGCCCGTGATTATCACCATCGGCCTGATTCTCGCGCCAGTTGCGGTGAATATGGCGATGGGCAAAACGGGGGATGGTAGCGTTGAGCTGGTGCCTTTGCCGCAAGCGATGTCGATTTCTTTACTTTCACTGATGGTCACGATCGTGGTGATCTTAAAAGGGCGGGGCATGTTCAAGCTACTGCCTGTGCTGTGCGGCATCGTGGCCGGTTATACGCTTTCGGTTGTGCTGGGAGTGGTGGATTTTGCGGCGGTATCGAGTGCGCCCTTATTTGCGCTGCCTGCATTTACGGCGCCTGAGTTTAATTTAGAAGCGATCTTGTATATGCTACCGATTGCAATTGCACCTGCGGTCGAGCATCTCGGCGACATTCTCGCGATCAGCAGCGCGACTAAGGAAAACTATCTGGAAAAGCCAGGCCTTAAGAATACACTTTTGGGCGATGGTGTGGCCACCTGCCTGGCGGCGTCGATGGGCGGCCCGCCCAATACGACTTATTCCGAAGTCACCGGGGCGGTTAAAATCACGCAAGCCTTCAATCCAGCCATCATGACTTGGGCGGCACTTTTCGCCATCTTATTGGCATTTGTCGCTAAGCTGGGCGGTTTATTGGCGACTATCCCTGTGCCCGTGATTGGAGGTGTGTTGATCTTATTGTTCGGAATTATCGCCAGTATCGGCATTCAAACCATTGCGGATCATAAGGTCGACTATAACGATTCACGCAATCTGATCATAAGCTCCGTGATTTTGGTCAGTGCGATTGGTGGGATGAGCTTGGACCTAGGCTTTGTCTCACTGAGTGGGATCGGGCTCGGTGCGATCTGTGGCATTGCTCTTAATTTGGTGCTGCCGCGCACCCAGCCGAAAAAAGACGAGGCCTAA